A single genomic interval of halophilic archaeon DL31 harbors:
- a CDS encoding Orotidine 5'-phosphate decarboxylase (PFAM: Orotidine 5'-phosphate decarboxylase, core~TIGRFAM: Orotidine 5'-phosphate decarboxylase, subfamily 2, core~HAMAP: Orotidine 5'-phosphate decarboxylase~KEGG: hut:Huta_0923 orotidine 5'-phosphate decarboxylase), translating into MSFFDDLAARIDEVDSVVSVGLDADLDRLPGFLDDHDMPRWAFNRRIIDATHEHAACYKPNAAFYEDAEGWRSLRETVAYAHGKGVPVLLDAKRGDIGNTARQYAEILDEVDAITVNPYMGQDSLQPFFERPEKGIFVLCRTSNPGGADLQGLELASGEPLYQRVAALAELWNEHDNIGLVVGATAPEELEELRESVPEIPFLVPGVGAQGGDAEAAIEHGLTTWNGQDVGVVNSSRGIIFAGEEVGRNTVSGPSDGMDTPEEAYFAAAGEAAKNLKKRLNRHR; encoded by the coding sequence ATGTCCTTCTTCGACGACCTCGCCGCTCGAATTGATGAGGTAGATAGCGTCGTTTCCGTCGGTCTCGACGCCGACTTGGATCGCCTCCCTGGCTTCCTCGATGACCACGATATGCCGCGCTGGGCGTTCAACCGCCGAATCATCGACGCCACCCACGAGCACGCCGCCTGTTACAAGCCAAACGCCGCGTTCTACGAGGACGCCGAGGGGTGGCGCTCGCTCCGGGAGACCGTGGCTTACGCTCACGGGAAAGGAGTGCCCGTTCTGCTCGACGCAAAACGGGGCGATATCGGCAACACCGCGCGCCAGTACGCCGAGATTCTGGACGAGGTGGACGCTATCACCGTCAACCCCTACATGGGGCAAGACTCACTCCAACCCTTCTTCGAACGGCCGGAGAAGGGGATTTTCGTCCTCTGTCGTACCTCCAACCCCGGCGGCGCCGACCTGCAGGGGCTCGAACTCGCTTCCGGCGAACCACTCTACCAGCGCGTGGCGGCGCTGGCGGAGCTTTGGAACGAGCACGACAACATCGGCCTCGTCGTCGGTGCCACTGCGCCCGAGGAACTGGAGGAGCTCCGCGAGTCCGTCCCGGAGATTCCCTTCCTCGTGCCCGGCGTTGGCGCACAGGGCGGTGACGCCGAAGCGGCCATCGAACACGGCCTGACCACGTGGAACGGACAGGACGTGGGCGTCGTCAATTCCTCACGCGGCATCATCTTCGCCGGCGAAGAGGTAGGCCGGAACACCGTCTCAGGGCCCTCTGACGGGATGGATACGCCCGAGGAGGCGTACTTCGCCGCAGCTGGTGAGGCTGCGAAGAACCTCAAAAAGCGGCTGAACCGCCACCGCTAA
- a CDS encoding hypothetical protein (KEGG: hbo:Hbor_07850 hypothetical protein) translates to MLPLQVIDSFLLNYEIGQVLLLVFVLGTLGLFPLGSRKVLGLHFTSFGLLFLLTPQAINSKIYLFIGLSLLVLGPMLFTTGDD, encoded by the coding sequence ATGCTTCCGCTCCAGGTCATCGACAGTTTCCTGCTCAACTACGAGATCGGGCAGGTGCTGTTGCTCGTGTTCGTCCTGGGAACGCTGGGCCTGTTTCCGCTCGGCTCCCGAAAGGTGCTCGGCCTCCACTTCACCAGCTTCGGGCTACTGTTCCTCCTGACGCCCCAAGCGATTAACTCCAAAATCTATCTGTTCATCGGGCTCTCACTGCTCGTGCTCGGCCCGATGCTGTTCACGACGGGCGACGACTGA
- a CDS encoding Peptide methionine sulfoxide reductase msrA (PFAM: Peptide methionine sulphoxide reductase MsrA~TIGRFAM: Peptide methionine sulphoxide reductase MsrA~HAMAP: Peptide methionine sulphoxide reductase MsrA~KEGG: nph:NP0038A methionine sulfoxide reductase A): MTAKATFGGGCFWCIEAALEPLDGVESVTSGYAGGDTENPTYRAVCSGKTGHAEVVQLEYEPETISYEELLEVFFTIHDPTQLNRQGPDVGSQYRSIVLAHDDEQLELAQSFVEALAESGGYDDDVVTEIERLETFYRAEEPHQDYFKKNPNDAYCSMHAQPKIEKVKKTFREKLAA; encoded by the coding sequence ATGACCGCGAAAGCAACGTTCGGCGGTGGCTGTTTCTGGTGTATCGAAGCGGCGCTCGAACCGCTCGATGGCGTCGAATCAGTCACCTCCGGCTACGCCGGCGGCGACACCGAGAATCCGACGTACAGAGCGGTCTGCTCTGGGAAAACTGGCCACGCGGAGGTCGTCCAGCTCGAGTACGAGCCCGAGACCATCAGCTACGAGGAACTGCTGGAGGTTTTCTTCACCATCCACGACCCGACACAGCTGAACCGGCAGGGGCCGGACGTGGGCTCACAGTACCGCTCTATCGTGCTCGCCCACGACGACGAGCAGCTCGAACTGGCGCAGTCGTTCGTCGAGGCGCTGGCGGAATCCGGCGGCTACGACGACGATGTGGTGACCGAAATCGAGCGACTGGAGACGTTCTACCGCGCTGAGGAGCCCCACCAGGACTACTTCAAAAAGAACCCCAACGACGCCTACTGCTCGATGCACGCCCAGCCGAAAATCGAGAAGGTCAAGAAGACGTTCCGCGAGAAGTTGGCGGCGTAG
- a CDS encoding amidase, hydantoinase/carbamoylase family (TIGRFAM: Amidase, hydantoinase/carbamoylase~KEGG: nmg:Nmag_4001 amidase, hydantoinase/carbamoylase family~PFAM: Peptidase M20), with amino-acid sequence MEDPPYTDSVDLDRMQRRLDEIMSIGKTEEGGVTRLAYSEEESEAFEYVRSELDDSLEIRTDSLGNLYASPDLDSAETTLVGSHLDSVYNGGRLDGALGVVVAMEAMDVVETAETSSAVPPTLVVFRGEESARFGSHTIGSRGALGMLTVEDFSRADQNDVPLWLAMQRDGHQPSDLSEPMLDLSRVRRFYETHIEQGRVLDESDNDLGIVTSIRAPVRYNVTVEGAYDHSGATPMDLREDALAAAGEMITAVEQVASDTGAVVATVGDITARDGAINKVCGEVAFPLDIRSDEVPSRDEVERGILNEFSRITDRRDVTVSKEEIDRSDPVLLSKNAIDELTDAVSATGAEYLQLPSGGGHDAMNFQQAGIPTGMLFVPSVRGISHSPEEETYPESIRSAAIATAHVLANPDA; translated from the coding sequence ATGGAAGATCCTCCCTACACGGACTCCGTCGATCTGGATCGCATGCAGCGCCGTCTAGACGAAATCATGAGCATCGGGAAAACCGAAGAGGGAGGGGTTACGCGGCTGGCGTACTCCGAGGAGGAGAGTGAGGCGTTCGAGTACGTCAGATCGGAACTGGACGATTCGCTCGAGATACGCACGGACTCACTCGGGAATCTCTACGCGAGTCCGGACCTGGACTCCGCAGAGACCACACTCGTCGGGAGCCATCTCGATTCCGTCTACAACGGTGGGCGACTCGACGGAGCACTCGGAGTCGTGGTTGCCATGGAAGCCATGGATGTCGTCGAAACGGCCGAGACGAGTTCAGCGGTCCCCCCTACTCTCGTCGTGTTTCGGGGCGAAGAATCGGCCCGGTTCGGCAGCCATACGATCGGTAGTCGAGGAGCACTCGGGATGTTGACGGTCGAGGATTTTTCCCGAGCCGATCAGAACGACGTTCCGCTTTGGTTGGCGATGCAGCGTGATGGCCACCAGCCCTCCGACCTGTCCGAACCGATGCTAGATCTCTCACGGGTCCGTCGGTTCTACGAGACGCACATCGAACAAGGACGGGTCCTCGACGAGTCTGACAACGATCTGGGGATCGTGACGAGCATCCGTGCCCCTGTCCGGTACAACGTGACGGTCGAGGGCGCGTACGATCACTCTGGGGCGACCCCGATGGACCTGCGGGAGGACGCCCTGGCGGCGGCCGGGGAGATGATCACCGCCGTCGAACAGGTTGCCTCAGATACTGGCGCCGTCGTGGCGACAGTCGGCGATATCACCGCCCGCGACGGCGCGATAAACAAAGTCTGTGGAGAGGTGGCCTTTCCGTTAGACATCCGGAGTGACGAGGTTCCATCTCGGGACGAGGTCGAGCGCGGTATTTTGAACGAGTTTTCACGGATCACTGATAGACGCGACGTGACGGTCTCGAAAGAAGAAATCGACCGGTCCGATCCGGTCTTGCTCTCGAAAAATGCCATCGACGAACTTACAGACGCGGTATCTGCTACCGGCGCGGAGTATCTGCAGCTTCCCAGCGGGGGTGGCCACGACGCCATGAACTTCCAGCAAGCAGGCATCCCGACTGGAATGTTGTTCGTCCCGAGCGTCAGGGGAATCAGTCACAGTCCAGAGGAGGAGACGTATCCCGAATCCATCCGGTCTGCAGCGATTGCGACGGCACATGTGTTAGCTAATCCTGACGCGTAA
- a CDS encoding heat shock protein DnaJ domain protein (KEGG: hmu:Hmuk_1805 heat shock protein DnaJ domain protein~PFAM: Heat shock protein DnaJ, N-terminal~SMART: Heat shock protein DnaJ, N-terminal) encodes MSGFLTRTVEFDRDTVGIVLAGVFAGLAVLLAVVALARQPFLLVLAVPFGVAAYLVFMGATGRAPFGGYRRVTPEEARQARATRGEREPGGRSRFAEEARERATRGRTRAGRGRARAGAERGRRRTQSSDALARREAARILGVDANAEPATVRQAYRERVKEVHPDADGGDQETFQQVNEAYERLREA; translated from the coding sequence GTGTCCGGCTTCCTTACCCGCACTGTGGAGTTCGACCGTGACACCGTCGGCATCGTGTTGGCCGGAGTGTTCGCCGGGCTGGCGGTGCTGCTGGCGGTCGTCGCCCTCGCGCGACAGCCGTTCCTCCTCGTGCTTGCGGTGCCGTTCGGCGTCGCGGCGTATCTCGTCTTTATGGGGGCGACTGGGCGGGCCCCGTTCGGGGGGTACCGCCGCGTCACGCCGGAAGAAGCGCGACAGGCACGAGCTACCCGTGGCGAACGCGAGCCCGGTGGCCGGAGTCGGTTCGCCGAGGAAGCCCGGGAGCGGGCCACGAGGGGGCGCACTCGGGCTGGGCGCGGCCGAGCACGAGCGGGTGCGGAACGCGGGCGCCGACGCACACAGTCCAGCGACGCACTCGCCCGCCGCGAGGCCGCCAGAATCCTCGGTGTCGACGCCAACGCCGAACCCGCGACGGTGCGACAGGCCTACCGCGAACGGGTCAAGGAGGTCCACCCCGACGCCGATGGCGGGGACCAGGAGACGTTCCAGCAGGTGAACGAGGCCTACGAGCGACTGCGAGAAGCGTAG
- a CDS encoding hypothetical protein (KEGG: hbo:Hbor_00940 hypothetical protein), which translates to MEDHSLPVRLLWFVFIGWWATPILVNVAVFFFATVVGIPVGIMLVNNVPRVLILQPKRDIDPETPTDQPSVLVRAVYFVFIGWWLGFLWGNLAALLAITIIGLPVAIWMLNRLPYVVSLYEY; encoded by the coding sequence ATGGAAGACCACTCGCTACCGGTTCGACTGCTCTGGTTCGTCTTCATCGGCTGGTGGGCCACGCCCATCCTGGTCAACGTCGCGGTGTTTTTCTTCGCGACTGTCGTCGGCATCCCGGTCGGGATTATGCTGGTCAACAACGTCCCGAGGGTGCTGATTCTGCAGCCAAAGCGAGACATCGACCCGGAGACGCCGACGGACCAGCCCTCGGTTCTGGTTCGTGCGGTGTATTTCGTCTTCATCGGCTGGTGGCTCGGGTTTCTGTGGGGGAATCTGGCGGCCCTGCTGGCGATCACGATTATCGGCCTCCCGGTGGCGATTTGGATGCTGAATCGGCTGCCGTACGTGGTTTCGTTGTACGAGTACTGA
- a CDS encoding Homoserine kinase (TIGRFAM: Homoserine kinase~HAMAP: Homoserine kinase~KEGG: hla:Hlac_2302 homoserine kinase~PFAM: GHMP kinase; GHMP kinase, C-terminal), with translation MRTVRAPATSANLGSGFDTFGVALGRPADVVRVERAECTTIEVTGAGAQYIPEDPDRNTVGAVAEALDAPAHIQIDKGVRPASGLGSSAASAAGAALALNDLYDRGLSRQELVGIAAEGEAVVAGIAHADNVAPALLGGFTIATADGIHSVPANIPLVVCLPEEPISTRDARRVVPQTATIEELVETVGNASTLTLGMCRSNPELVGRGMADEVVTPHRAALIDGYDDAVAAAEEAGAHGVTVSGSGPGVLAVCPADARRDVASAMVGAFGENGENARAYRTWVGSGAEIL, from the coding sequence ATGCGAACCGTCCGGGCCCCCGCGACAAGCGCCAATCTCGGCAGCGGCTTCGACACGTTCGGTGTCGCCCTCGGGCGCCCGGCCGACGTCGTCCGCGTCGAGCGCGCCGAGTGCACCACCATCGAAGTGACCGGCGCCGGCGCCCAGTATATCCCTGAAGACCCGGACCGCAACACCGTCGGCGCCGTCGCGGAGGCGCTCGACGCCCCTGCACACATCCAGATCGACAAGGGCGTCCGGCCCGCGTCCGGGCTGGGCTCCTCAGCGGCCTCGGCAGCGGGCGCCGCCCTTGCGCTCAACGATCTCTACGACCGCGGCCTGAGTCGGCAGGAACTGGTCGGCATCGCCGCAGAGGGGGAAGCAGTCGTCGCCGGCATCGCCCACGCCGACAACGTCGCGCCCGCGCTGCTGGGCGGCTTCACCATCGCCACCGCTGACGGCATCCACTCCGTTCCCGCGAACATCCCGCTGGTAGTCTGTCTCCCCGAGGAACCAATTTCCACCCGCGACGCGCGCCGGGTAGTCCCCCAGACCGCGACCATCGAGGAGCTGGTCGAGACGGTAGGAAACGCCTCGACGCTGACGCTCGGGATGTGTCGCTCTAACCCCGAACTGGTGGGGAGGGGGATGGCCGACGAGGTCGTCACCCCGCACCGCGCGGCCCTCATCGACGGCTACGACGACGCCGTCGCGGCCGCCGAGGAGGCGGGCGCCCACGGCGTCACCGTCAGCGGCTCCGGCCCCGGCGTACTCGCGGTCTGTCCGGCCGACGCGCGCCGTGACGTGGCCAGTGCGATGGTCGGCGCGTTCGGAGAGAACGGTGAGAACGCACGCGCCTACCGAACGTGGGTCGGGAGCGGCGCGGAGATTCTGTAG